The Syntrophorhabdaceae bacterium genome segment GCCACCGGTCCCTTAAAGAGAAGGCTCATGGATATGGGCATTTTGGTGGGTGAAGAGATTAAACTGGAAAAGATCGCACCCCTCGGCGATCCGCTCGAGATGATGATCAAGGGCTACCGTCTTTCTTTGCGGAAGAAAGAGGCGGAAGGGATTTTAGTGGAGGTGGGGGAATGAGCCCGATTGCCCTCAATTTGGAAGAACGGGAGACGGGTCCTTCTTCCGGCAGGCAACCAGTTATAAATGTCGCTGTGGCGGGAAACCCCAACGCAGGGAAATCAACGCTCATTAATGCATTGGCAGGCACGAGGCTCCATGTGGGAAATTGGCCGGGGGTTACGGTGGAGCGAAAGTCCGCCTTTCTGGAATACGACGGGGCAAGAATAAACCTCGTCGATCTTCCGGGAACCTACAGCCTGAGCCCTTACACGGAGGAGGAGATCGTTGCCCGCGATTACCTGGTCCGTGAGAGACCCGATGTGATCGTCGATGTGGTCGATTCCACGAACCTCGAAAGAAACCTTTACCTTACGGTGCAGCTTATGGAGCTCGATATCCCGATGGTCATTGCCCTCAACATTTACGATGAAGCGGAACAAAAAGGCTATACCATACGCGTGAAGGCCCTGGAAGAGATGCTGGGTGTCCGTGCAATACCGACTGTGGCGACGAAAAGAACAGGGCTCAAGGATCTTATCGAAGCCGCTCTCG includes the following:
- a CDS encoding FeoB small GTPase domain-containing protein produces the protein MSPIALNLEERETGPSSGRQPVINVAVAGNPNAGKSTLINALAGTRLHVGNWPGVTVERKSAFLEYDGARINLVDLPGTYSLSPYTEEEIVARDYLVRERPDVIVDVVDSTNLERNLYLTVQLMELDIPMVIALNIYDEAEQKGYTIRVKALEEMLGVRAIPTVATKRTGLKDLIEAAL
- a CDS encoding FeoA family protein; amino-acid sequence: MNVSTLKKGERARITGIAATGPLKRRLMDMGILVGEEIKLEKIAPLGDPLEMMIKGYRLSLRKKEAEGILVEVGE